A region of Salmo salar chromosome ssa17, Ssal_v3.1, whole genome shotgun sequence DNA encodes the following proteins:
- the LOC106575538 gene encoding LOW QUALITY PROTEIN: X-linked retinitis pigmentosa GTPase regulator-like (The sequence of the model RefSeq protein was modified relative to this genomic sequence to represent the inferred CDS: deleted 1 base in 1 codon) produces MHHLTSICIPSSHDCILLAETGAVFTFGKSKFADNIPSKFWLKNDVPLKIACGDEHTALITENGKLFMFGSNNWDQLGLGSKTMVNKPTCVKALKSENVRLAACGRNHTIVYTSQGNVYSTGGNNEGQLGLADCEERTAFQLVDFSSHGPIKMLAAGSNTSAALTESGTLFMWGDNTEGQIGLGKESSALSPQEVTVGRPVAWVSCGYYHSAFVTVDGSLCAFGERDSGKLGLATGQLDGHRVPQLVKGITDQVTQVACGGGHTVAVTEEDLYTFGLGQFGQLGQGTFIFEARLPRAVDHFRKGRVRQVMCGENHTAVITDNGLLYTFGDGRHGKLGLGEENFTNQFKPTLCPRFLKYNVQAVTCGGCHMLVLAKPRDKSCQEVTLEENDVTEDYLETSYTELLGDTLTSTPATLNSSLSARVRRRERERSPEQFGLMFRTLPPLMSGHLNTSAPLPVSSQTRITGSNNKEKRSAEKGRDEGDSSAVENVMDNESVKDLGDTTDFLNMTCDENGPQ; encoded by the exons atgcatcATTTGACGTCCATTTGTATCCCATCTAGCCATGACTGTATAttattagctg AAACGGGAGCAGTCTTCACCTTTGGAAAAAGCAAATTTGCAGATAACATCCCTAGTAAATTTTGGCTGAAAAATGATGTACCTCTGAAAATCGCCTGTGGGGATGAACACACTGCATTGATAACAG agaATGGCAAGCTTTTCATGTTTGGCAGTAACAACTGGGATCAGCTGGGTTTGGGATCAAAGACCATGGTGAACAAGCCCACTTGTGTGAAAG CTTTGAAGTCTGAAAATGTGCGGCTTGCAGCCTGTGGAAGAAATCACACTATAGTTTACACTT CTCAGGGAAACGTGTACTCTACCGGTGGAAACAACGAAGGTCAGCTAGGTCTGGCGGACTGTGAGGAGAGGACAGCCTTCCAATTGGTGGACTTCAGTTCACATGGACCAATCAAAATGCTTGCTGCCGGCTCCAACACCTCTGCTGCCCTCACAG AGAGTGGGACGCTGTTCATGTGGGGTGACAACACTGAGGGTCAGATCGGCCTG GGGAAGGAGAGCAGTGCCCTGTCCCCCCAGGAGGTCACTGTGGGTCGGCCAGTGGCCTGGGTGTCCTGTGGGTACTACCACTCTGCCTTCGTCACTG TTGACGGGAGCCTGTGCGCATTTGGGGAGCGCGACAGCGGCAAACTGGGCCTGGCCACGGGTCAGCTGGATGGACACCGCGTGCCGCAGCTGGTAAAGGGCATCACAGACCAGGTGACCCAGGTGGCATGTGGAGGCGGGCACACCGTGGCTGTGACAG AGGAGGACCTGTACACCTTTGGCCTGGGTCAGTTTGGTCAGCTGGGTCAGGGGACCTTCATCTTTGAGGCGAGGCTGCCCAGAGCGGTGGATCACTTCAGGAAGGGCCGAGTACGACAGGTGATGTGTGGGGAGAACCACACTGCTGTCATCACAG ACAATGGTCTTCTCTATACCTTTGGGGACGGGAGACATGGGAAGCTGGGTCTGGGAGAGGAGAACTTCACCAATCAATTCAAGCCGACTCTCTGTCCACGCTTCCTCAAATACAATGTCCAAgcg GTGACATGCGGAGGTTGTCACATGCTGGTTCTAGCCAAGCCCAGAGACAAGAGCTGTCAGGAAGTGACTCTGGAGGAGAATGATGTCACAGAGGACTACCTGGAGACGTCCTACACAGAGCTCTTAGGGGACACCCTCACCTCCACCCCTGCTACCCTGAACAGTAGCCTCTCTGCCCgggtcaggaggagagagagg GAGCGTTCCCCGGAGCAGTTTGGGCTCATGTTTCGGACCCTGCCCCCCCTGATGTCCGGACACCTCAATACCTCCGCACCCCTGCCCGTGTCCAGCCAGACGAG GATCACTGGGTCTAACAATAAGG